The DNA segment CGTCAGAGTTTTGGTAGTTGAATTTATAGTGTTAATTTATAAGGGCGTTTCTCGATTGTTTGATTCTTTGTCCTTTTTGCAAAGGGTGTTTAATGCATGTTTTTTActggtttattttttaaaaaatatctccATCTTGCATTCTATGATTGAAACCATTTATTTAACCTTTGCGCAAGTGTTAAGTCTTTGCCCTTACCTTGTTAAATGGGAAAACAAACAACTGGTTGGATCGGTTCTTGGAATCATGAGTGTGTGATAGTGATTTGAGAATTGTGAATGCTGTTGGAGATATTTTTCACCTGATGTCTGTTATAGATGATTATAAAAATTTGTCTATATCTTATGAAAAAAATCCTGTAGCTAACTAATTAATCATTCATGCTCGTTcagtattttttgtttttttttttttttatcttcgtaGTGAATTCTTTCCGTTCTTAGATAGATCTCTTAGTTTGCGCTGACGCCAATGAGATTGTTTCCTTTCATCAATAACTTTTCCTTCTTGAAAAATAAAACTACTATTTAGACTACTAAGAGGGggacaaaattaaatttgatcgtTAAacttaaatgcatatatataagaTCTTTAGCAAacaattcattatatatatatatatatatatatatatgaattaattataaattattttttataattaattattttcagtattttgatttttatatttttaaaaattatatttggatccttatacttttaatattttttcttacGTCATCATCGACTCatgaaaatattatgatatttttattaataaaatcgatgatagagaaaaaaaaataagattaaatattttaattttataaatataaatattttaatataatttttaaaattaaaaagattgaaatgttaaagataattaattatagaagataatatataattagtcatatatatataattgaaaattttattttttttttctaaaacttcTATTATTGATGAACTCAGTTGAATTATAGATATAAATTTAGACAGAGGAGAGAGATGAGAGAATGAATTTGAGTTCGTTCGGAGGATTGGGTGAACGGCGAGAAGGGTGGACACGATGATGCGCTCCTTCCCGCCGTCCGACGCCTGCCGCCCCTGTGGACGGCATATCCCGCTTTGTGGCCGCACCCGCCGACTCGGGGATAGCAAGCAGGCCGTTTGCGTCAACGGGGAGGAGGAACCAAAGGACCCGATACATGCGACATAGCGGACGAGATAATATCATAGTATAACGGCCCTTACCAACTCGGACGTGTCGGCTAATTTTACGAATCCGAAACGATCTTAAAAAATCCAATTAAATCTCAATATTTCCTTAAAAATTCCATCGACCAAACCATAAAACACTaaagataaagaaagaaagaCGCCCACCACAGTCTCTCGATGTCCTCCGTCTCCGGCCTCGCATACGCCTCCTGGGGGAACAACGTCTTCGACGCCTTCTCCATCGAACCGTGGGATCCCTTCGACGGCCTCCCCTTCCGCTCCTCTTCCTCCGGCCCCCGCTCCTTCTCCTTCGTCGGCGCCCGCGTCGACTGGAAAGAGACGCCGGAGGTGCACGTGTTCAGGGCCAACCTCTGGGGGCTGAAGCAGGAGGAGGTGAGGGTGGAGGTGGAGGACGGGCGGATCC comes from the Musa acuminata AAA Group cultivar baxijiao chromosome BXJ2-8, Cavendish_Baxijiao_AAA, whole genome shotgun sequence genome and includes:
- the LOC135618169 gene encoding 17.4 kDa class I heat shock protein-like, whose amino-acid sequence is MSSVSGLAYASWGNNVFDAFSIEPWDPFDGLPFRSSSSGPRSFSFVGARVDWKETPEVHVFRANLWGLKQEEVRVEVEDGRILRISAERSRRADNAWHRVGRSGGRFLRRFRLPENARMEQVRTAMENGVLTVTVHKGVLKGRLS